From the genome of Danaus plexippus chromosome 30, MEX_DaPlex, whole genome shotgun sequence, one region includes:
- the LOC116776663 gene encoding cytochrome P450 6B6-like gives MLTFVLVLGVIIALYLYGTHTFNYWKKKMVKHDKPVPFLGNNARVYTMQMSVTQLSDEVYWRYPTESVVGFYRGLLPELVVRDPELVKRVLVTDFASFYPRGLNRHREVEPLGKNLFFADGDLWRLLRQRMTPAFTSGKLKAMFPLIEERAERLRSRALSASAKGRPVDARDLMARYTTDFIGACGFGLDSDSLQDENSAFRKLGAKIFDIPIKDVILSVLKEMFPSTFKNIKVMARVEKDLMALVNEVLRQRNHEPSGRNDFIDLMLECKKKGIITGDSIEKVNSNGSPEKASVEMTNELIAAQVFIFFAAGFETSSSATSTTLHELAYHPEVQKKVQNEIDTVLAKYSNKLCYEAIKEMTYLEWAFKEGMRIFPSLGFLIRQCAKPYTFEDLGLTIDEGVKIIIPLQALHNDPKYFDNPSEFRPERFDPQNFDSRNRFVYLPFGEGPRACIGERMGMMQSLAGLAAILSRFSVQPAPGAPRKPTIDTRSNIVQVIRGGLPLIFTERRPD, from the coding sequence ATGCTAACGTTCGTATTAGTGTTAGGAGTGATAATAGCTCTGTACTTATATGGAACTCACACCTTTAATTACTGGAAGAAGAAAATGGTCAAACACGATAAACCCGTGCCGTTTTTGGGGAACAACGCAAGAGTTTACACGATGCAGATGAGCGTCACGCAGCTGAGTGACGAGGTCTACTGGAGGTATCCCACGGAGAGCGTGGTCGGCTTCTATCGTGGCCTGCTCCCGGAGCTGGTGGTGCGCGACCCTGAGCTCGTGAAGCGCGTTCTAGTTACGGACTTCGCCAGCTTCTATCCGCGCGGCCTCAACAGACACCGGGAAGTGGAGCCGCTGGGTAAGAACCTGTTCTTCGCGGACGGAGATCTATGGCGACTGTTACGGCAGCGTATGACACCGGCTTTCACCAGTGGAAAGCTGAAGGCCATGTTCCCTCTTATCGAGGAACGCGCAGAGCGGCTAAGGTCACGGGCACTGTCGGCGTCCGCGAAGGGTCGCCCTGTAGATGCTAGAGACCTCATGGCACGCTACACCACCGACTTCATAGGTGCCTGTGGTTTCGGCCTCGACTCCGACTCCCTCCAAGACGAGAACTCCGCATTCCGTAAGCTGGGTGCCAAAATATTCGATATACCAATTAAAGATGTTATCCTGTCAGTCCTCAAGGAGATGTTTCCTAgtactttcaaaaatataaaagtgatgGCGCGTGTGGAGAAAGACCTGATGGCGCTGGTGAATGAGGTACTGCGCCAGAGAAACCATGAACCATCGGGAAGAAATGACTTCATCGATCTGATGCTGGAGTGTAAGAAAAAAGGAATTATCACTGGTGACTCGATAGAAAAAGTGAACTCGAACGGGTCTCCAGAGAAAGCCTCTGTCGAGATGACTAATGAGTTGATAGCGGCCCaggttttcatattttttgcagCTGGGTTTGAGACCTCCTCCTCCGCAACGAGTACCACTCTTCACGAGCTGGCTTATCATCCAGAGGTCCAGAAAAAAGTCCAAAACGAAATCGACACGGTGCTAGCCAAATACAGTAATAAGCTCTGTTACGAGGCAATCAAGGAAATGACATACTTGGAATGGGCTTTCAAGGAAGGAATGAGAATTTTTCCTTCCTTGGGGTTCCTAATAAGACAGTGCGCCAAACCGTATACCTTCGAGGATCTCGGTCTCACCATAGACGAGGGGGTTAAGATCATAATTCCACTCCAGGCCCTGCACAACGATCCTAAATACTTTGACAACCCTAGTGAATTCCGTCCAGAAAGATTCGACCCCCAAAATTTTGATAGCAGGAACAGATTCGTTTATTTGCCTTTCGGGGAAGGTCCTCGTGCTTGTATCGGAGAGCGTATGGGCATGATGCAGTCGCTGGCTGGGCTCGCAGCGATACTGTCAAGGTTCTCCGTCCAGCCTGCGCCGGGAGCGCCTCGAAAACCAACCATCGATACTCGCTCCAACATTGTCCAAGTAATACGAGGAGGTTTACCGCTCATTTTCACAGAGAGACGACCAGACTGA
- the LOC116776640 gene encoding putative fatty acyl-CoA reductase CG8306, translating to MEESQIKAFYSGKNLFITGGTGFVGLCLIEKMLRTIPDVGKIYLLMRPKKGKEIADRLQEFPANPVFEHLLQNTSKDIFNKLVPISGDVGVENLGINDNDRQILIDEVNIVIHSAATLDFEENLRPTVKINVLGTRYVMDLCQQIKNLKVMIHVSSAYVNSYLKEVDEKVYDRPADPENIINMVNTLTDDALNDVERLILKNHPNTYTFTKHLAEHEVKKCEAMFPISIVRPTMIVAALKEPVPGWTCSKVGPQGFLMGAAKGVVRRLPIAKENIADYIPVDIVVNQLLAAGWNAARQNSGLQVYHCSTSTQNPFRWSILESVVNKILTNYPLKSAVWYPHLAFVRSLWLFRLSAIFIHFFPAVLLDMLLRITGGKPILFRLHKNVWNSLSRLEVFIFTEWKFNNPRTRELSAMMNKTDSELFDIDVSKIYWEEYFVKLHLGVRRYLNKETEKTLAAAKTKNNILYYVHIIWQVMILGLLWVIISWVTGLGLTQTSWVIPPIYLLYSML from the exons atggaggAATCTCAGATCAAAGCGTTTTACAGtggaaaaaacttatttataactgGTGGTACTGGATTCGTTGGTTTGTGTTTGATTGAGAAAATGTTAAGAACGATTCCGGATGTaggcaaaatatatttgttgatgAGACCTAAGAAAGGTAAAGAAATAGCTGATAGACTACAAGAATTTCCTGCAAATCCG GTGTTTGAGCATCTCCTCCAAAATACATCCAAAGATATATTCAACAAACTTGTACCGATATCCGGAGATGTCGGTGTAGAGAATCTCGGAATCAATGATAATGATCGTCAGATACTTATAGATGAAGTAAATATAGTTATTCATTCAGCTGCAACCCTCGACTTTGAGGAGAACCTACGACCGACGGTCAAGATCAATGTACTCGGAACCAGATATGTTATGGACTTATGCCAGCAAATTAAAAACCTCAAG GTTATGATACATGTGTCATCGGCTTATGTGAACTCGTACTTGAAAGAAGTGGATGAGAAGGTGTACGACCGGCCAGCGGACCCcgaaaatatcattaatatggTGAACACACTGACGGATGATGCCTTGAATGATGTGGAGAGGCT GATATTAAAAAACCATCCCAATACATACACTTTCACTAAACATTTAGCGGAGCACGAGGTTAAGAAATGTGAGGCGATGTTCCCCATCTCTATAGTGAGACCTACTATGA TTGTGGCGGCTCTGAAGGAACCAGTACCCGGTTGGACCTGTTCCAAGGTCGGGCCACAAGGATTCCTAATGGGAGCGGCTAAAG GCGTTGTTCGCCGTCTGCCGATAGCAAAGGAGAACATAGCCGACTATATACCCGTGGACATAGTTGTGAACCAACTACTAGCAGCGGGATGGAACGCTGCTAGACAGAA TTCCGGTCTCCAAGTGTATCACTGCTCCACATCAACCCAAAATCCATTCCGATGGTCCATCTTAGAGTCtgttgtaaacaaaattttaactaactaCCCGTTGAAGAGCGCTGTGTG GTATCCACACTTAGCGTTTGTGAGGTCATTATGGTTGTTCCGTCTGTCAGCTATCTTCATTCACTTCTTCCCGGCTGTACTATTGGATATGTTGTTAAGAATCACCGGGGGGAAACCTAT ATTATTCCGTCTGCACAAAAACGTTTGGAACTCGCTGAGTCGTCTCGAAGTGTTCATATTCACCGAGTGGAAATTCAATAACCCACGGACGAGGGAGCTGTCAGCGATGATGAACAAAACAGACAGCGAGCTATTTGATATTGATGTCTCTAAAATCTAT TGGGAAGAGTATTTTGTTAAGTTGCATCTCGGCGTCAGGAGATATCTGAACAAGGAGACAGAGAAGACGTTGGCTGCGgccaaaactaaaaataacat ccTATATTATGTGCATATTATCTGGCAAGTGATGATTTTGGGTCTTTTATGGGTCATAATATCATGGGTCACCGGCCTGGGTCTAACCCAGACATCATGGGTTATACCCCCCATATACCTGTTATACAGCATGCTATAA